One window of Salmo salar chromosome ssa11, Ssal_v3.1, whole genome shotgun sequence genomic DNA carries:
- the LOC106563717 gene encoding 5-hydroxytryptamine receptor 2C-like, which yields MTMPESTTVFVNLSFPVEWNQSDSRPETPDKEKNWPALLILMVIFFTVVGNILLILAVSLERKLQNATSFFLRSLAVADMLVGFLVMPVSLINILYDYVWPFPRPLCPVWIYLDVLFSTASIMHLCAISLDRYVGICDPIQHSRSNTLSKAKAKIALVWTISIVISTPIPVIGLHDEGKVFVNGTCVLNEHSFVLIGSFVAFFVPLVIMVVSYCLTVRVLQHQASDFLHGGQASINRPALLRITPRSPAGDSLRLLKQDPAPEALPAVGSSDVSVSQASLQPISPAGRQEPGGAGMAQSIKNERRASMVLGVVFFLFLMMWCPFFITNVLSVLCEDSIISLCNKPVLAGLLKVFVWVGYVSSGVNPLVYTLFNRTYRQAFHRYLQCIYQSPPAKSTNSISVNTVTPILCSKDANDSSRNSHNGHKGEMKGRMGLEREGTGSGMLEKLASVCPTTAEDVSCV from the exons ATGACTATGCCAGAGAGCACTACGGTTTTCGTTAATCTGAGCTTCCCCGTGGAGTGGAATCAGTCTGACTCCAGACCGGAGACACCTGACAAGGAGAAGAACTGGCCTGCTCTGCTCATCTTAATGGTCATCTTCTTCACTGTGGTGGGCAACATCCTGCTCATCCTGGCTGTGTCTCTGGAGAGGAAGCTGCAGAATGCCACCAGCTTCTTCCTGCGCTCCCTTGCTGTGGCAGACATGCTTGTGGGTTTTCTCGTCATGCCGGTCTCACTGATCAACATTCTctatg ACTACGTGTGGCCCTTCCCCAGACCCCTCTGTCCTGTCTGGATCTACCTAGACGTGCTGTTCTCCACAGCATCCATCATGCACCTGTGTGCCATCTCACTGGACCGCTATGTGGGCATCTGTGACCCCATCCAACATAGCCGCTCCAACACCCTCTCCAAGGCCAAGGCTAAGATCGCCCTCGTCTGGACCATCTCCATAG tgatCTCCACACCCATCCCTGTGATTGGCCTGCATGACGAGGGGAAGGTGTTTGTCAACGGGACCTGTGTACTGAACGAGCACAGCTTCGTCCTGATTGGCTCCTTCGTAGCCTTCTTTGTCCCTCTGGTCATCATGGTGGTCAGCTACTGTTTGACTGTGCGTGTTCTGCAGCACCAAGCTTCTGACTTCCTGCATGGAGGCCAGGCTTCAATCAACCGGCCGGCCCTACTCAGGATCACCCCAAGGTCCCCTGCAGGGGACAGTCTCCGTCTCCTCAAACAGGACCCTGCCCCTGAGGCCTTGCCAGCTGTTGGTTCCTCCGATGTTTCCGTCTCTCAAGCCTCCCTTCAACCCATCTCTCCAGCAGGGAGACAGGAGCCAGGGGGAGCTGGCATGGCTCAATCAATCAAAAATGAGAGGAGAGCTTCCATGGTCCTGGGTGTGGTGTTTTTCCTCTTCCTGATGATGTGGTGTCCATTCTTCATCACCAATGTGCTGAGCGTGTTGTGTGAGGACTCGATAATAAGCCTGTGCAATAAGCCCGTGTTGGCAGGGCTCCTAAAGGTCTTTGTTTGGGTGGGATATGTCTCCTCTGGTGTCAACCCACTGGTCTACACTCTATTCAACAGGACCTATAGACAAGCCTTCCACCGCTACCTACAGTGTATCTACCAAAGCCCGCCAGCCAAGAGCACCAACAGTATTTCTGTTAATACCGTCACGCCTATTCTATGCAGTAAAGATGCCAACGACAGTAGCCGTAACAGCCACAATGGGCATAAAGGGGAAATGAAAGGAAGAatggggttggagagagagggtaCAGGGTCTGGGATGCTTGAGAAGTTGGCCAGTGTCTGTCCCACCACCGCTGAGGACGTCAGCTGTGTCTga
- the LOC106563679 gene encoding wiskott-Aldrich syndrome protein family member 3-like → MPLVKRCIEPRHLCRGAVPDGVTSELECVTNSTLAAIIKQLGGLSRHAEDIFGELFNEANSFYMRMNSLQERVDLLAVKVTQLDSTVEEVSLQDINMRKAFKSSTIQDQQVVSRNSILNPVMEMYHRCDKPPPLNILSPYRDDNKDGLKFYTDPSYFFHLWKEKMIQATENKRKEKRRQKAGDKEQKQVEDPSREVKKVRKARNRRQEWNMMAYDKEFRPENRLTPSPYHGMSSEGSLSPDRSGMSDELSYPASPNHPPQEGAVLGPDGKEHLTGPNQTQSLDRAYRPPAAGTAAAQARQHSLGRVQPNQGPTPTDPSLNGPRPAAAKEASGHQMPEHFIPPAPPPPPPLIPSAQTAFDSRAGPPTLAPAGLPTLAPGTMAALSRPYCPSPPPPPPASYFPSPSHPVTGGPPVAPPPPPPGGPPTFAPSPAHAMHPSGGTLPRKGKVLGIPISDARSDLLSAIRRGIQLRKVQEQREQEAKKEPVGNDVATILSRRIAVEYSESDEDSEPEENEWSD, encoded by the exons ATGCCGCTGGTTAAAAGATGCATCGAGCCCAGGCACCTGTGCCGTGGAGCCGTGCCGGACGGGGTCACCAGCGAGCTGGAGTGTGTCACTAACAGCACCCTGGCAGCCATCATCAAACAGCTGGGGGGCCTGA GTCGACATGCAGAGGACATTTTTGGAGAGCTGTTCAATGAGGCCAACAGCTTCTACATGAGAATGAACAGCCTCCaggagagagtggacctgctggCGGTCAAAGTCACCCAGCTGGACTCCACTGTGGAGGAGG TTTCGCTGCAGGACATCAACATGAGGAAGGCCTTCAAGAGCTCCACCATCCAAGACCAGCAGGTGGTGTCCAGGAACTCCATCCTCAACCCTGTCATGGAGATGTACCATCGCTGTGACAAACCTCCACCCCTCAACATCCTTAGCCCCTACAG GGATGACAACAAGGATGGTCTGAAGTTCTACACAGACCCGTCCTACTTCTTTCATCTGTGGAAGGAGAAGATGATCCAAGCAACAGAAAACAAGAGGAAGGAGAAAAGGCGGCAGAAGGCAGGTGACAAG GAGCAGAAACAGGTGGAGGACCCCAGCCGGGAGGTGAAGAAGGTGAGGAAGGCCCGTAACCGTCGTCAGGAGTGGAACATGATGGCATACGACAAGGAGTTCCGTCCAGAAAACCGCCTCACGCCTTCACCCTACCATGGCATGTCCTCTGAGGGATCTCTCTCTCCAGACAG GTCTGGTATGTCTGATGAGCTGTCCTACCCTGCCAGCCCTAACCACCCACCCCAAGAGGGAGCTGTCTTGGGTCCTGATGGGAAGGAGCACCTCACAGGCCCCAACCAGACCCAGTCTCTGGACCGGGCCTATCGACCCCCTGCTGCTGGCACCGCTGCAGCCCAAGCCCGCCAGCACTCCCTGGGCCGCGTGCAGCCCAACCAAGGACCCACACCCACAGACCCCTCCCTAAACGGACCCCGGCCTGCAGCTGCCAAAGAGGCTAG CGGTCACCAGATGCCAGAGCACTTTATCCCTCCGgccccacccccacctcctcccctcatcccctcaGCCCAGACGGCCTTCGACAGCAGAGCAGGGCCCCCCACCCTGGCCCCTGCAGGTCTCCCCACCCTGGCCCCTGGCACCATGGCCGCCCTGTCCCGCCCATACTGCCcctcaccccctccacccccacccgcCAGCTACTTCCCCTCTCCATCGCACCCTGTCACTGGGGGACCCCCTGttgcccctcctccacccccacctggtGGCCCCCCAACATTCGCTCCCTCCCCAGCCCATGCCATGCACCCCTCTGGGGGAACACTGCCAAGGAAGGGCAAGGTGCTAGGCATCCCGATAAGCGACGCACGCAGCGACCTGCTGTCAGCCATCCGCAGAG